A window of Sebastes umbrosus isolate fSebUmb1 chromosome 3, fSebUmb1.pri, whole genome shotgun sequence contains these coding sequences:
- the zgc:101679 gene encoding 40-kDa huntingtin-associated protein has translation MAAEGDFLARYRAVSNKLKKRFLRKPNVAEASEQFGQLAKELKQQDCLQYAAFCNLAMARCEQTLFNAPGEALALTDAARLFLTSEKENRALQAPGFDEHLQAALNCYSFAIKVHIEMNQPVMAASLCLELGNALKEMNRPGEAIVHYQRAAELQTQTPIEALLSMGEMATCKILTRDYDGALSVFTEMQLMCQERGLQLPGISTPVGAFLDIVAKCEISRVLLLMLLEPPPQKLLPEHAQTLERYAWESFDPHSQVTFLPENVFLLLQSVVMACQEKDTESLKSLQTELWPFLTAEQNHLLHLVVQERITPSGQGI, from the exons ATGGCTGCAGAGGGAGACTTTCTGGCGAGATATCGAGCCGTGTCCAATAAACTGAAGAA ACGTTTCCTGAGGAAGCCCAATGTAGCGGAGGCGAGCGAGCAGTTTG gTCAGTTAGCCAAGGAGCTGAAGCAGCAGGACTGCCTTCAGTATGCTGCCTTCTGTAACCTGGCCATGGCTCG GTGTGAGCAGACTCTTTTTAACGCTCCTGGTGAGGCTCTGGCGTTAACTGATGCAGCCCGCCTCTTCCTCACATCTGAGAAGGAGAACAGGGCGCTGCAGGCTCCGGGCTTTGATGAGCACCTTCAGGCTGCACTCAACTGCTACAGTTTTGCCATCAAG GTGCACATTGAGATGAACCAGCCTGTGATGGCAGCCAGCCTGTGTCTAGAACTTGGCAACGCGCTCAAG GAGATGAACAGACCGGGAGAGGCTATTGTTCATTACCAGAGGGCTGCAGAGTTGCAAACACAGACACCAATTGAAGCTCTGCTGTCAATGGGAGAAATGGCTACGTGTAAAATTCTCACCC GTGACTACGACGGTGCTTTGTCAGTGTTCACAGAGATGCAGCTGATGTGTCAGGAGAGAGGACTGCAGCTACCAGGCATCAGCACCCCTGTTG GTGCCTTTTTGGACATTGTGGCTAAATGTGAGATCTCCAGAGTACTACTGCTGATGTTGCTTGAG CCTCCGCCTCAGAAGTTGTTACCAGAACATGCCCAGACCCTGGAGAGATACGCATGGGAGTCTTTTGACCCTCACAGCCAAG TAACCTTCCTGCCTGAGAATGTTTTCCTGCTCCTGCAGTCTGTAGTG ATGGCTTGTCAGGAGAAAGACACAGAGTCCCTCAAGTCTCTTCAGACTGAGCTATG GCCATTTCTGACTGCGGAGCAGAATCATCTTCTCCACCTGGTGGTTCAGGAGCGCATCACGCCGTCTGGCCAAGGCATTTAG
- the emp1 gene encoding epithelial membrane protein 1 — protein sequence MLMLAGIVVLHITTIILLLVAAIDNAWWITDTVTTDLWGRWELTNLGWHYTNLQDYPEEYLQTVQATSVLACIFAILALVVFVAQLFTLPKGQRFTFTGILQLIACLCIMIAASIYTAELQFNKTGGGFGHSYVLAWISFVLTFILAITYLVLRKKSE from the exons ATGTTGATGCTTGCTGGAATCGTTGTTCTGCACATTACCACCATCATCCTGCTTCTGGTGGCCGCCATTGATAAT gcctggtggATCACTGATACGGTGACAACTGACTTGTGGGGCAGGTGGGAGTTGACAAACTTAGGCTGGCATTACACCAACCTGCAAGACTACCCAGAAG aaTATCTCCAGACGGTGCAGGCCACCTCAGTGCTGGCCTGCATTTTTGCCATTCTGGCCTTGGTAGTGTTTGTGGCTCAGCTGTTCACCCTGCCCAAAGGCCAGAGGTTCACCTTCACCGGCATTTTACAGCTAATCGCCT GCCTGTGTATAATGATAGCAGCCTCCATCTACACGGCCGAGCTTCAATTCAACAAAACGGGGGGAGGGTTTGGCCACTCCTATGTCCTGGCCTGGATCTCTTTTGTCCTCACCTTCATCTTAGCGATCACCTACCTCGTCCTGCGGAAGAAGAGCGAGTGA